CGGACGCATCTCGGAGGAACTGTTCTTCGGCGACATTACGTCGGGCGCCGCCGACGACATCCGCCAGGCCACCCTCATCGCCCGACGCATGGTCATGGATTGGGGCATGAGTGACCGCATCGGACCCGTCCGCTACGCCCCCCAGGAGGAAACCACCCCGTGGGGCAGCGAACTCACCGGCCCCAAGGAACACAGCGACGCCACCGCCCACGCCATCGACGAAGAAGTCCAGACCATCGTCAACAAATCCTACGCCGAGGCCAAGGACCTCCTCGAACGCAACCGCGAGGCCCTTCGCCGGATCGCCGAGGCCCTCCTGAAGCGCGAGGTTCTGTCGGCCGACGAGGTCCGCCGCGAAATCGAGGGGCTTCCCCTCGCCAAACCCGCCCCCGCCGGTCCCGAACCGTCCGGGAAAGCCCCCTCCGGAACCCGCAAGGATTAGCCACGTGCGGCTGACACGGTGGAACCCCCGCGTCGTCGAGGCGACGAACGGGGCCGCCCTCGCACGCGAAATGCACCACGCCGGCGCGGCGCCGGAAGGCATCGCCCAGGTGCTCGCGAGGACGGGGGCCCTGGCCGTCGCCCTCGAACAGGTTGACTGTCGCGCCGCCGACCGCCTCGAGCAGGAGATGCGCGCCGCCGGCGGCGACGCGGCCGTCCGTCGCGCCGCCGAACCCGGCCGGCGAGCGACCGACATGGTCCTCGTCGGAAACCGCCGCCAGTTCGAGACGCTCCGGGAGTGCCTGCGCCCAGAGACGGGCGACCTGGCGGCGCTCGGCAACCAGATCGCCGACGCGCTGGAGCGGCACGCGCGGCGCGAGTTCGAACTGGTGATGGGCGCCTATCGGCTCTCGGTCGGGCCCAGGCCGCTCCTCATGGGCGTCATCAACGTCACGCCGGATTCCTTCAGCGACGGCGGCAAGTTCCTCGAGGCGGACCGCGCCGTCGCCCAGGCCCGCCGACTCGTCGACGAGGGGGCCGACCTCCTGGACATCGGCGGCGAATCGACCCGGCCCGGAAGCGAAAGCGTCCCCGAAGCCGAAGAGATGCGGCGGGTGCTGCCCGTCGTCGAGACCCTGGCCGAGGCCGTCGCCGTCCCCCTGAGCATTGACACGCGGCACGCGCGGGTCGCGCGCGAGGCCGTGGCGGCCGGGGCCGCTCTCGTCAACGACGTCACCGGCCTCCAGGGCGATCCCGAGATGGCCCGGGCCGTCGCCGAAACCGGCGCCGGCGTCGTCATCATGCACATCCTCGGCGAACCGAAAACGATGCAGCAGAATCCGCACTACGACCACCTGATGGCCGACGTCGTCCGGTACCTGCGCCGGGGCATGGCCTTGGCGGAGGAGGCCGGCGTCCCCGAGAACCGGATTCTCGTGGACCCCGGCATCGGTTTCGGAAAAACGCTGAAGCATAACCTTGAAATTCTCGCCCAATTAGGGCACATTCGGAGCCTGGGGAGGCCGATTCTCGTCGGCCCGAGCCGAAAACGCTTCCTCGGCGAACTGACCGGCGTCGAGGCGCCGGCCGAACGCACCGGCGGGACCGCTGCGGCCTGCGCCTTGGCCGTCGCCGCCGGGGCGCTCGTGCTGCGGGTCCACGACGTGGCCGAAACGAAGCAGGCCGTCGCCGTCGCCGCCGCCATCGCACGGGCGGCCGAGAGAGAATCATGAACGAGGCCATCCATTACCTGGGCCGGCTCCTCCACACCTTCACGTGGAAGGACGGGCTGGAACTGGCGCTGATCGGCGGCGTCGTGTACCTCGTGTACCGCAGCCTCCGCGGAACGCGAGGCGCGAGGCTTGTCCGCGGATTCGTCTTCCTCCTGCTCATCATCTTCGTGGGCGTCCGCCTCGTGTCGGACTACCTGCACCTGGAACGCGTCCAATACCTCTACGACAAACTCCTGCTGGTGATGGTGGGCTTCGCGCTGATCGTCTTCCAGCCGGAACTGCGTCGGAGCCTGATGCGCCTCGGCCAGAACCCGCTCCTCAGGCTCTTCCTGAAAGAGGGAGCGTCGGCGTTCGTCGAACGCATCGTGCGGGCGGCCGCCACTCTGAGCCGAAACAAGGTCGGCGGCATCATCGCCGTCGAACGCGACGTCCGCCTCGGGACGCTGATCGAGAGCGGCATGCCGCTTGACGCCCAGTTGACGAGCGAACTGTTGACGACGATCTTCTGGCCCGGCTCGCCGCTGCACGACATGGGCGTGGTCATCCGGGGAGGCCGGATCGCCGCTGCCGGCTGCGAGTTTCCCCTCTCGCACCAGGCCATCCTGGATCCGCACCTGGGGACGCGGCACCGGGCGGCGGTGGGGCTGACGGAGGAGTCCGACGCCGTCGTCATCGTCATC
The DNA window shown above is from Planctomycetota bacterium and carries:
- the folP gene encoding dihydropteroate synthase; the encoded protein is MRLTRWNPRVVEATNGAALAREMHHAGAAPEGIAQVLARTGALAVALEQVDCRAADRLEQEMRAAGGDAAVRRAAEPGRRATDMVLVGNRRQFETLRECLRPETGDLAALGNQIADALERHARREFELVMGAYRLSVGPRPLLMGVINVTPDSFSDGGKFLEADRAVAQARRLVDEGADLLDIGGESTRPGSESVPEAEEMRRVLPVVETLAEAVAVPLSIDTRHARVAREAVAAGAALVNDVTGLQGDPEMARAVAETGAGVVIMHILGEPKTMQQNPHYDHLMADVVRYLRRGMALAEEAGVPENRILVDPGIGFGKTLKHNLEILAQLGHIRSLGRPILVGPSRKRFLGELTGVEAPAERTGGTAAACALAVAAGALVLRVHDVAETKQAVAVAAAIARAAERES
- the cdaA gene encoding diadenylate cyclase CdaA → MNEAIHYLGRLLHTFTWKDGLELALIGGVVYLVYRSLRGTRGARLVRGFVFLLLIIFVGVRLVSDYLHLERVQYLYDKLLLVMVGFALIVFQPELRRSLMRLGQNPLLRLFLKEGASAFVERIVRAAATLSRNKVGGIIAVERDVRLGTLIESGMPLDAQLTSELLTTIFWPGSPLHDMGVVIRGGRIAAAGCEFPLSHQAILDPHLGTRHRAAVGLTEESDAVVIVISEETGQISLAEGGRLQQDLTPEELRERLKEFLHGAEATLTEHSLETPEPTPLEESPTPSADTEGP